One Methanobacterium sp. genomic region harbors:
- a CDS encoding 4Fe-4S dicluster domain-containing protein, protein MADNRMIESTANESIRRITLKIGKKPFKSIIFKKSGFKKCIQCGRCTASCPAAYLYADYRPRDLMRRFMLGDIYTEELNELIWKCGQCYSCRARCPRNCKAGLGVLALQTLAVLEGNVPPEISDISEKIKRNLYLKGETFLPSTQDIDLLTEFGEQTYHRCRDNNLKRERLGFRSDDARNVPVPEESLREIREILKRTGFGGL, encoded by the coding sequence CAGACGAATAACTCTTAAAATAGGTAAAAAACCTTTTAAAAGTATTATATTCAAGAAAAGTGGATTTAAAAAGTGTATACAGTGTGGGCGCTGTACTGCAAGCTGTCCTGCAGCCTACCTGTATGCAGATTACAGGCCAAGGGATCTGATGAGGCGGTTTATGCTGGGCGATATTTACACAGAAGAATTGAATGAACTCATTTGGAAATGCGGCCAGTGCTATTCATGCAGGGCACGGTGTCCTAGAAACTGTAAAGCGGGTTTAGGGGTGCTGGCACTGCAAACCCTGGCTGTTTTAGAAGGTAATGTCCCTCCAGAAATCAGTGATATTTCAGAGAAAATAAAGAGGAACCTTTACTTAAAAGGAGAAACATTTTTGCCATCTACGCAGGATATAGACTTGCTCACTGAGTTTGGGGAGCAAACCTATCATCGTTGCCGTGATAATAACCTGAAACGTGAACGTTTAGGATTTAGAAGTGATGATGCAAGGAATGTTCCAGTTCCTGAAGAATCTTTGAGGGAAATACGGGAAATTTTAAAACGTACAGGTTTTGGGGGGCTGTAA